In a genomic window of Streptomyces katrae:
- a CDS encoding enhanced serine sensitivity protein SseB C-terminal domain-containing protein, with protein MSASGTAAAGQVEHMLRQVTPGRYENYESFLHALAEGRLWMLLWQGQPGSPDAQYGGMEVEGLGYAPCVTSPQELAASGWNRGYEVVTGRDIARALYPDRWGLWVNPHAQGGGLGIPWADLRRVATGLDRMPAGPLRLSEPALELPQFYGLLTQHAHRTPAVRSLRRAWVQPALGSAYLAVGLDLYDASAPALESVREMMRQSVGAVPEGVPVCTVALADEHDPVAMWLRAQTRPFYDREGQAAAY; from the coding sequence GTGAGTGCGTCAGGCACGGCCGCGGCCGGGCAGGTCGAGCACATGCTGCGCCAGGTGACTCCCGGGCGCTATGAGAACTACGAGTCATTCCTGCACGCCCTCGCCGAGGGCCGGCTGTGGATGCTGCTCTGGCAGGGGCAGCCGGGCTCACCGGACGCCCAGTACGGCGGCATGGAGGTCGAGGGCCTGGGATACGCGCCCTGCGTGACCTCCCCGCAGGAGCTGGCCGCCAGCGGCTGGAACCGTGGCTACGAGGTGGTCACCGGCCGGGACATCGCCCGCGCCCTCTACCCCGACCGCTGGGGCCTGTGGGTCAACCCGCACGCCCAGGGCGGCGGCCTCGGCATCCCCTGGGCCGACCTGCGCCGGGTCGCCACCGGCCTGGACCGGATGCCGGCCGGACCGCTGCGGCTGTCCGAGCCCGCCCTGGAGCTCCCGCAGTTCTACGGGCTGCTGACCCAGCACGCCCACCGCACCCCCGCCGTCCGCTCGCTGCGCCGCGCCTGGGTGCAGCCCGCGCTGGGGTCGGCGTACCTCGCCGTCGGGCTCGACCTGTACGACGCCTCCGCGCCCGCGCTGGAGTCCGTACGGGAGATGATGCGCCAGTCGGTCGGCGCGGTGCCCGAGGGCGTTCCGGTGTGCACGGTCGCGCTGGCGGACGAGCACGATCCGGTGGCCATGTGGCTGCGCGCGCAGACCCGCCCGTTCTACGACCGGGAGGGCCAGGCGGCCGCCTACTGA
- a CDS encoding ABC transporter permease, whose translation MTAPLHDTSAETPAPVSVADVPAKAIEGRSPGRIAWMRLKRDKVALTGGVVVILLILVAIFAPLIVKLLGHDPNEFHEDLIDPDLGTPLGSLGGISSDYLLGVEPTNGRDVFSRIVYGARISLIVAFLAAFVSVVLGSFLGALAGFIGGWVDGLISRVMDLLLAFPQLLFTIALVSVVPNSVWGFEGSGVRMGVLILVIGFFGWPYIGRIVRGQTISLREREYVEAARSLGAGRGYILVKELMPNLVAPILVYTTLIIPTNILTEAALSFLGAGVKPPTSSWGKMLSDAVPIYQDDPMYMVVPGMTIFITVLAFNLFGDGLRDALDPKGS comes from the coding sequence ATGACGGCACCACTGCACGACACGAGCGCGGAAACGCCCGCACCCGTGTCCGTAGCCGACGTCCCTGCCAAGGCCATCGAAGGCCGCTCGCCCGGACGCATCGCCTGGATGCGGCTCAAGCGCGACAAGGTCGCGCTGACCGGCGGCGTGGTCGTGATCCTGCTGATCCTGGTGGCGATCTTCGCGCCGCTGATCGTGAAGCTGCTGGGCCACGACCCCAACGAGTTCCACGAGGACCTGATCGACCCCGACCTGGGCACACCGCTCGGCTCCTTGGGCGGCATCAGCTCCGACTACCTGCTGGGCGTCGAACCGACCAACGGCCGCGACGTCTTCAGCCGGATCGTCTACGGCGCCCGCATCTCCCTGATCGTCGCCTTCCTGGCCGCCTTCGTCTCGGTGGTCCTCGGCAGCTTCCTCGGCGCTCTCGCCGGCTTCATCGGCGGCTGGGTCGACGGCCTCATCAGCCGCGTCATGGACCTGCTCCTGGCCTTCCCGCAGCTGCTGTTCACCATCGCCCTGGTCTCCGTCGTGCCCAACTCCGTCTGGGGCTTCGAGGGTTCGGGCGTGCGGATGGGCGTGCTCATCCTCGTCATCGGCTTCTTCGGCTGGCCGTACATCGGACGCATCGTCCGCGGCCAGACGATCTCCCTGCGGGAACGCGAGTACGTCGAGGCGGCGCGCAGCCTCGGCGCCGGCCGCGGCTACATCCTCGTCAAGGAGCTGATGCCGAACCTGGTCGCGCCGATCCTCGTCTACACCACGCTGATCATCCCGACCAACATCCTGACGGAAGCGGCCCTCAGCTTCCTGGGCGCCGGCGTCAAGCCCCCCACCTCTTCCTGGGGAAAGATGCTCTCCGACGCCGTCCCCATCTACCAGGACGACCCCATGTACATGGTGGTCCCCGGTATGACGATCTTCATCACCGTCCTGGCGTTCAACCTCTTCGGGGACGGGCTGCGTGACGCACTCGACCCCAAGGGCAGCTGA
- a CDS encoding ABC transporter substrate-binding protein yields MTAACGGNGDKKDDKADAAESAKGYSGAAEGVINASDAKGGELKLWSPQDVDYLDPQRAYYGFVWDIQRLYVRSLLAYDSKPGKDGTKAVPDLAEALPVVTNDGKTYTLKLKDGVKFEDGTPITSKDVKYGIERVFAQDVLSGGPTYLIDILDQGQKYPGPYKDTDPDKMGLKSVQTPDDKTIVFNLASANADFSYLLAMPTSSPVQAGKDTGATYTNKPASTGPYKVESFTAGKGATFVRNENWDPKTDPIRKGLPDKVSFTVTTNPDDMDQRLLSGDIDLAIDGTGVQQAAKNKILKDGNLKKNADNPFTGYIRYFAFPTTVAPFDNIECRKAVIYAADPKSLQTARGGPTSGDLGANMLPPGVPGSDKAYDPFGLTKGKPQEAKAKEALKACGKPDGFETTIAVRNNKAPEVKTAESLQASLAKVGIKATIDQYDGKLNSSVIGSPENVKKKGYGIIVMGWGADYNSGSGFLQPLVDGSFILPNGNNNYTMINDPEINGLFKTAATKSPEEAAPFYTQINQKVMEKALYLPINFDKALVYHNPRLTNVYFNESFGKIDLATVGIKQ; encoded by the coding sequence ATGACCGCCGCGTGCGGTGGCAACGGGGACAAGAAGGACGACAAGGCGGACGCCGCCGAGAGCGCCAAGGGCTACAGCGGTGCCGCCGAGGGCGTCATCAACGCCTCCGACGCCAAGGGCGGCGAGCTCAAGCTCTGGTCCCCCCAGGACGTCGACTACCTCGACCCGCAGCGCGCCTACTACGGCTTCGTCTGGGACATCCAGCGCCTGTACGTCCGCAGCCTGCTCGCCTACGACTCGAAGCCGGGCAAGGACGGCACCAAGGCGGTCCCGGACCTCGCCGAGGCCCTGCCGGTGGTGACCAACGACGGCAAGACGTACACCCTGAAGCTCAAGGACGGGGTGAAGTTCGAGGACGGCACGCCGATCACCTCGAAGGACGTCAAGTACGGCATCGAGCGCGTCTTCGCGCAGGACGTGCTCTCCGGCGGCCCGACCTACCTGATCGACATCCTCGACCAGGGCCAGAAGTACCCCGGCCCGTACAAGGACACCGACCCGGACAAGATGGGCCTGAAGTCCGTCCAGACGCCGGACGACAAGACCATCGTCTTCAACCTGGCGAGCGCCAACGCCGACTTCAGCTACCTCCTGGCGATGCCGACCTCCTCGCCCGTCCAGGCGGGCAAGGACACGGGCGCCACCTACACCAACAAGCCGGCCTCGACCGGTCCTTACAAGGTGGAGAGCTTCACCGCCGGCAAGGGCGCGACCTTCGTCCGCAACGAGAACTGGGACCCGAAGACGGACCCGATCCGCAAGGGCCTGCCGGACAAGGTCTCCTTCACGGTGACCACCAACCCGGACGACATGGACCAGCGCCTGCTCTCCGGCGACATCGACCTCGCCATCGACGGCACCGGTGTGCAGCAGGCCGCCAAGAACAAGATCCTCAAGGACGGGAACCTCAAGAAGAACGCGGACAACCCGTTCACGGGCTACATCCGCTACTTCGCCTTCCCGACGACGGTCGCGCCGTTCGACAACATCGAGTGCCGCAAGGCCGTCATCTACGCGGCCGACCCCAAGTCCCTGCAGACCGCCCGCGGCGGCCCGACCAGCGGTGACCTCGGCGCGAACATGCTGCCGCCCGGCGTCCCCGGCTCGGACAAGGCCTACGACCCGTTCGGTCTGACGAAGGGCAAGCCGCAGGAGGCCAAGGCCAAGGAGGCCCTCAAGGCCTGTGGCAAGCCTGACGGCTTCGAGACCACCATCGCCGTGCGCAACAACAAGGCGCCCGAGGTGAAGACGGCCGAGTCCCTCCAGGCCTCGCTCGCCAAGGTCGGCATCAAGGCGACGATCGACCAGTACGACGGCAAGCTCAACTCCTCCGTGATCGGTTCGCCCGAGAACGTGAAGAAGAAGGGCTACGGCATCATCGTCATGGGCTGGGGCGCCGACTACAACTCCGGCTCGGGCTTCCTCCAGCCGCTGGTCGACGGCTCGTTCATCCTGCCGAACGGCAACAACAACTACACGATGATCAACGACCCGGAGATCAACGGCCTCTTCAAGACGGCCGCCACCAAGTCTCCGGAAGAGGCCGCGCCCTTCTACACGCAGATCAACCAGAAGGTCATGGAGAAGGCGCTCTACCTCCCGATCAACTTCGACAAGGCGCTCGTCTACCACAACCCGCGCCTGACGAACGTCTACTTCAACGAGTCCTTCGGCAAGATCGACCTCGCCACCGTGGGCATCAAGCAGTAA
- a CDS encoding ABC transporter permease, translated as MLVYLIRRLFNVAATLLVVSVVTFGIFFAVPKLTGSDPALMYAGRETNETALAGIRVKMGFDKPISEQYLLFVKGIFAGRDYDGGTGVTHCAAPCFGYSFKTEAPVWDTMMDRIPVTLSLALGAAVIWVIAGVATGVVSALKRRTAIDRTVMVGALAGVSLPIFFTGMVAPAIFVYSLGWLDVSNYKPLTEDPLAWLNSLILPWVTLAFLFAATYARITRATMLEVLGEDYIRTARAKGLKEGVVIRKHALRSTLTPIVTMFGLDLGGLLGGAVLTETTFNFQGLGTAAVAAISQGDLPVIMGVTLLAALFVVLANLIVDLLYAVIDPRVRLT; from the coding sequence GTGCTCGTCTACCTCATACGGCGGCTGTTCAACGTCGCCGCCACGCTGCTGGTGGTCTCCGTGGTCACCTTCGGCATCTTCTTCGCGGTCCCGAAGCTGACCGGCAGCGATCCCGCGCTCATGTACGCCGGACGCGAGACCAACGAGACCGCCCTGGCGGGCATCCGCGTGAAGATGGGCTTCGACAAGCCGATCTCCGAGCAGTACCTGCTCTTCGTCAAGGGAATCTTCGCCGGCCGCGACTACGACGGCGGCACGGGCGTCACGCACTGCGCGGCTCCGTGCTTCGGCTACTCCTTCAAGACCGAGGCGCCCGTCTGGGACACCATGATGGACCGCATCCCGGTCACCCTCTCGCTCGCCCTCGGCGCGGCGGTCATCTGGGTGATCGCGGGCGTTGCCACCGGCGTCGTCTCGGCACTCAAACGCAGGACCGCCATCGACCGGACCGTGATGGTCGGCGCCCTCGCCGGCGTCTCCCTGCCGATCTTCTTCACCGGCATGGTCGCCCCCGCGATCTTCGTCTACAGCCTCGGCTGGCTGGACGTCTCCAACTACAAACCCCTGACCGAGGATCCACTGGCCTGGCTCAACAGCCTGATCCTGCCCTGGGTCACCCTCGCCTTCCTCTTCGCCGCGACCTACGCCCGCATCACCCGGGCGACCATGCTGGAGGTCCTGGGCGAGGACTACATCCGCACCGCCCGGGCCAAGGGCCTCAAGGAGGGCGTGGTCATCCGCAAGCACGCCCTGCGCTCCACCCTCACCCCGATCGTCACCATGTTCGGCCTGGACCTCGGCGGTCTGCTCGGCGGTGCGGTGCTCACCGAGACCACGTTCAACTTCCAGGGCCTGGGGACGGCGGCCGTCGCCGCCATCAGCCAGGGCGACCTGCCCGTGATCATGGGCGTCACCCTGCTCGCCGCGCTGTTCGTGGTGCTGGCCAACCTGATCGTGGACCTGCTGTACGCCGTCATCGACCCGCGCGTGAGGCTGACGTGA
- a CDS encoding ABC transporter ATP-binding protein, producing the protein MPEQAGPGDGAPFLSVRDLKVHFPTDDGLVKSVDGLSFDLERGKTLGIVGESGSGKSVTSLAIMGLHRTGNARSRPHISGEVVLDGEELVGADADHVRRLRGRKMAMVFQDPLSAMHPYYSVGKQIIEAYRTHHDVDKKTARTRAVEMLDRVGIPEPHRRVDAYPHEFSGGMRQRAMIAMALVNNPELLIADEPTTALDVTVQAQILDLIRDLQKEFGSAVIMITHDLGVVAEMADDLLVMYGGRCVERGSAEKVFYEPRHPYTWGLLGSMPRIDRDQTDRLIPVKGSPPSLINIPSGCAFNPRCPYADVPKGGITRTQRPELTEDGSRHWSACHMSQEERTRIWTEEIAPKL; encoded by the coding sequence GTGCCCGAGCAGGCAGGCCCCGGCGACGGGGCGCCCTTCCTGTCCGTGCGCGACCTGAAGGTGCACTTCCCCACCGACGACGGCCTCGTGAAGTCCGTCGACGGCCTCTCCTTCGACCTCGAACGCGGCAAGACCCTCGGCATCGTGGGCGAGTCCGGCTCCGGCAAGTCCGTCACCTCGCTCGCCATCATGGGCCTGCACCGCACCGGGAACGCCCGCAGCCGCCCGCACATCTCGGGCGAGGTCGTCCTCGACGGCGAGGAACTCGTCGGCGCCGACGCCGACCACGTCCGCCGGCTGCGCGGCCGCAAGATGGCGATGGTCTTCCAGGACCCGCTCTCCGCCATGCACCCGTACTACTCGGTGGGCAAGCAGATCATCGAGGCCTACCGGACCCACCACGACGTCGACAAGAAGACAGCCCGCACCCGGGCCGTCGAGATGCTCGACCGCGTCGGCATCCCCGAGCCCCACCGGCGCGTGGACGCCTACCCCCACGAGTTCTCCGGCGGCATGCGCCAGCGCGCCATGATCGCCATGGCCCTGGTCAACAACCCCGAACTGCTCATCGCGGACGAGCCGACCACCGCCCTCGACGTCACCGTCCAGGCGCAGATCCTCGACCTGATCCGCGACCTGCAGAAGGAGTTCGGCTCCGCGGTCATCATGATCACGCACGACCTCGGCGTGGTCGCCGAGATGGCCGACGACCTCCTCGTGATGTACGGCGGCCGCTGCGTCGAGCGGGGCTCCGCCGAGAAGGTCTTCTACGAGCCCCGCCACCCCTACACCTGGGGCCTGCTCGGCTCCATGCCGCGCATCGACCGCGACCAGACCGACCGGCTCATCCCGGTCAAGGGCTCGCCGCCCAGCCTCATCAACATCCCGAGCGGCTGCGCCTTCAACCCCCGGTGCCCCTACGCCGACGTGCCCAAGGGCGGCATCACCCGCACCCAGCGCCCCGAGCTGACCGAGGACGGCAGCCGGCACTGGTCCGCCTGCCACATGTCGCAGGAGGAGCGGACCCGGATCTGGACCGAAGAGATTGCGCCGAAGCTGTGA
- a CDS encoding ABC transporter ATP-binding protein: MNKDSAKDSAKDSAQAAEADALLKVTGLVKHFPLNKGLLRRESGAVKAVDGIDFEVRRGETLGVVGESGCGKSTMGRLITRLLEPTGGRIEFEGRDITHLGVSQMRPLRRDVQMIFQDPYGSLNPRHTVGAIVSAPFNLQGVTPEGGVKAEVQRLLSLVGLNPEHYNRYPHEFSGGQRQRIGIARALALKPKLVVADEPVSALDVSIQAQVVNLLDDLQQELGLTYVIIAHDLSVIRHVSDRIAVMYLGKIVELADRKSLYESPMHPYTNALLSAVPVPDPRRRGVKSGRILLKGDVPSPISPPPGCRFHTRCWKATEVCKTQDPPLVALKTGHQVACHHPENAPATAESSPADAPSPAGV; encoded by the coding sequence ATGAACAAGGACTCCGCCAAGGACTCCGCCAAGGACTCCGCGCAGGCCGCCGAGGCCGACGCGCTCCTGAAGGTGACCGGACTGGTCAAGCACTTCCCACTCAACAAGGGGCTGCTGCGCCGGGAGAGCGGGGCGGTCAAGGCCGTCGACGGGATCGACTTCGAGGTCCGGCGCGGCGAGACCCTCGGCGTCGTCGGCGAGTCCGGCTGCGGCAAGTCGACGATGGGCCGCCTCATCACCCGCCTGCTGGAGCCGACCGGCGGCCGCATCGAGTTCGAGGGCCGGGACATCACCCACCTCGGCGTCTCCCAGATGCGCCCGCTGCGCCGCGACGTGCAGATGATCTTCCAGGACCCCTACGGCTCCCTGAACCCGCGCCACACGGTCGGCGCGATCGTCTCGGCCCCCTTCAACCTCCAGGGGGTCACTCCGGAAGGCGGGGTCAAGGCGGAGGTCCAGCGCCTCCTGTCCCTGGTCGGCCTGAACCCGGAGCACTACAACCGCTACCCGCACGAGTTCTCCGGCGGCCAGCGCCAGCGCATCGGCATCGCCCGCGCCCTGGCCCTCAAGCCGAAGCTCGTCGTCGCGGACGAGCCGGTCTCGGCACTGGACGTCTCGATCCAGGCCCAGGTGGTCAACCTGCTGGACGACCTCCAGCAGGAGCTCGGCCTCACGTACGTGATCATCGCGCACGACCTCTCGGTCATCCGGCACGTCTCGGACCGCATCGCGGTGATGTACCTCGGCAAGATCGTGGAGCTGGCCGACCGCAAGTCCCTGTACGAGTCCCCGATGCACCCGTACACGAACGCCCTGCTCTCCGCCGTCCCGGTCCCGGACCCCAGGCGCCGCGGGGTCAAGAGCGGCCGCATCCTCCTCAAGGGCGACGTCCCCTCCCCGATCTCCCCGCCGCCCGGCTGCCGTTTCCACACGCGCTGCTGGAAGGCCACGGAGGTCTGCAAGACCCAGGACCCGCCGCTGGTCGCCCTCAAGACGGGCCACCAGGTGGCCTGCCACCACCCGGAGAACGCCCCGGCGACGGCGGAATCCAGCCCCGCCGACGCCCCCAGCCCCGCCGGCGTCTGA
- a CDS encoding trimeric intracellular cation channel family protein, with the protein MLHDLFPPGIQHALDLAGIFVFALAGALLAVRKNFDVFGIAVLALVTALGGGLFRDLCIGAVPPAAFSELSFFVTPLLAAALVFFLHPEVQRINRAINVCDAAGLGLFCVSGTTKAYEYGLGLTSSAALGVATAVGGGVLRDVIANEVPSLLRDREMYAVPAVVGASMVALFISFDVLNPLTSALATVTTFVLRILAMQFHWRAPLAWNRRSSVAEEP; encoded by the coding sequence GTGCTCCACGATCTCTTCCCGCCCGGCATCCAGCACGCTCTGGACCTCGCGGGCATCTTCGTCTTCGCCCTGGCCGGCGCCCTCCTCGCCGTCCGCAAGAACTTCGACGTCTTCGGCATCGCCGTGCTCGCCCTCGTCACCGCCCTCGGCGGCGGTCTCTTCCGCGACCTGTGCATCGGCGCCGTCCCGCCCGCCGCCTTCAGCGAGCTCAGCTTCTTCGTGACGCCGCTGCTCGCCGCCGCGCTGGTCTTCTTCCTCCACCCCGAGGTCCAGCGCATCAACCGGGCCATCAACGTCTGTGACGCAGCCGGCCTCGGCCTGTTCTGCGTGTCCGGCACCACCAAGGCCTACGAGTACGGCCTCGGCCTGACCTCCTCCGCCGCCCTGGGCGTGGCCACCGCCGTCGGCGGCGGCGTCCTGCGCGACGTCATCGCCAACGAGGTGCCCTCGCTGCTGCGCGACCGCGAGATGTACGCCGTCCCCGCCGTGGTCGGCGCCTCGATGGTGGCCCTCTTCATCAGCTTCGACGTGCTGAACCCCCTGACGAGCGCCCTGGCGACCGTCACCACCTTCGTTCTGCGCATCCTGGCGATGCAGTTCCACTGGCGGGCCCCGCTGGCCTGGAACCGCCGCTCCTCGGTGGCCGAAGAACCCTAG
- a CDS encoding thioesterase family protein translates to MSHAAAKASIGDSEFDRDTTITPRAGEPGVYDAELSAGWTIITAVNGGYLLALVGRALSAALPHPDPFTVSAHYLTSSVPGPAVIRTEVVRVGRTLSTGQASLFQYDENGAEVERIRVLASYGDLATLPDSVHTVARPPVMPAYEDCLGAEAGPAPIPGSSAIVDRLRLRLDPATAGWAVGAPSGKGEMRAWFELADGRDADPLSLLLAVDALPPTAFDLGLLGWAPTVELTTHIRHRPAPGPLRIGIVTRNLAGGFLEEDAEVWDAEDRLVAQSRQLARAPR, encoded by the coding sequence ATGTCACATGCAGCGGCCAAGGCATCCATCGGCGACAGCGAATTCGACCGCGACACCACCATCACGCCCCGCGCGGGCGAGCCCGGGGTGTACGACGCGGAACTCTCCGCCGGCTGGACGATCATCACCGCCGTCAACGGCGGCTACCTGCTGGCCCTGGTCGGCCGGGCCCTGTCGGCGGCCCTGCCGCACCCGGACCCCTTCACGGTCTCGGCCCACTACCTGACCTCCTCCGTGCCCGGCCCCGCCGTGATCCGCACCGAGGTCGTCAGGGTCGGCCGCACCCTCTCCACCGGCCAGGCCTCCCTCTTCCAGTACGACGAGAACGGCGCCGAGGTCGAGCGCATCCGCGTCCTCGCCTCGTACGGCGACCTCGCGACGCTCCCCGACAGCGTCCACACCGTGGCCCGGCCGCCCGTCATGCCCGCCTACGAGGACTGCCTCGGCGCCGAGGCCGGGCCGGCCCCGATCCCGGGCAGCAGCGCCATCGTGGACCGGCTCCGGCTGAGGCTGGACCCGGCGACGGCGGGCTGGGCCGTCGGGGCGCCCTCGGGCAAGGGCGAGATGCGGGCCTGGTTCGAGCTGGCCGACGGCCGCGACGCGGACCCCCTGTCCCTGCTCCTCGCGGTGGACGCCCTTCCCCCGACCGCCTTCGACCTCGGCCTCCTGGGCTGGGCCCCGACAGTCGAACTCACCACCCACATCCGCCACCGCCCCGCCCCCGGACCCCTGCGCATCGGCATCGTCACCCGCAACCTCGCGGGAGGCTTCCTGGAGGAGGACGCGGAGGTCTGGGACGCGGAGGACCGCCTGGTGGCCCAGTCCCGCCAGCTGGCCCGCGCACCGCGGTAG
- a CDS encoding cysteine desulfurase family protein, protein MAYLDHAATTPMLPEAAAAMTAQFAATGNASSLHAAGRRARRTVEEAREALAEALGGRPSEVVFTAGGTEADNLAVKGLYWARHDADPARTRVLASPVEHHAVLDAVHWLAEHEGADVEYLPVDSYGRVRPEAFREAVERGPDDIALATVMWANNEIGTVMPVRELAAIAREHGVPLHSDAVQAVGQLDVRFGDSGLAAMTVSGHKIGGPYGIGALLLGRDQSPVPVLHGGGQERHVRSGTLDVPAIAAFAVAAVLAAERRERFAAEIGALRDELVRAVLAAVPDAVLGGDPEDRLPANAHFSFPGCEGDSLLLLLDAQGIECSTGSACTAGVAQPSHVLLATGTDPQLARGTLRFSLGHTSTKEDVAAVAAAIGPAVARARTAGLS, encoded by the coding sequence ATGGCCTACCTCGACCACGCCGCGACCACACCGATGCTCCCGGAAGCCGCCGCGGCGATGACCGCGCAGTTCGCCGCCACCGGTAACGCCTCCTCCCTGCACGCCGCAGGCCGCCGCGCCCGCCGCACCGTCGAGGAGGCCCGCGAAGCCCTCGCCGAAGCGCTCGGCGGCCGCCCCAGCGAGGTGGTCTTCACCGCCGGCGGCACCGAGGCCGACAACCTCGCCGTCAAGGGGCTCTACTGGGCCCGCCACGACGCCGACCCGGCCCGCACCCGTGTCCTCGCCAGCCCCGTCGAGCACCACGCCGTCCTCGACGCCGTCCACTGGCTCGCCGAGCACGAAGGGGCCGACGTCGAATACCTGCCCGTCGACTCCTACGGCCGCGTCCGCCCCGAGGCCTTCCGCGAGGCCGTCGAGCGCGGCCCCGACGACATCGCCCTGGCCACCGTGATGTGGGCCAACAACGAGATCGGCACCGTCATGCCGGTCCGCGAGCTGGCCGCCATCGCCCGGGAGCACGGCGTCCCGCTGCACTCGGACGCCGTCCAGGCCGTCGGACAGCTCGACGTCCGCTTCGGCGACAGCGGCCTCGCCGCGATGACCGTCAGCGGCCACAAGATCGGCGGCCCCTACGGCATCGGCGCGCTGCTCCTCGGCCGCGACCAGAGCCCGGTCCCCGTCCTGCACGGCGGCGGCCAGGAGCGGCACGTCCGCTCCGGGACCCTCGACGTGCCCGCCATCGCCGCCTTCGCGGTGGCCGCCGTACTCGCCGCCGAGCGGCGCGAGCGGTTCGCCGCCGAGATCGGCGCGCTCCGCGACGAGCTGGTCCGCGCCGTCCTGGCGGCCGTCCCCGACGCCGTCCTCGGCGGCGACCCCGAGGACCGGCTCCCGGCCAACGCCCATTTCAGCTTCCCCGGCTGCGAGGGGGACTCCCTGCTGCTGCTCCTGGACGCGCAGGGCATCGAGTGCTCGACCGGCTCCGCCTGCACCGCGGGCGTCGCCCAGCCCAGCCACGTCCTGCTCGCCACCGGCACCGACCCCCAGCTGGCCCGCGGCACCCTCCGCTTCTCGCTGGGGCACACCTCCACCAAGGAGGACGTGGCCGCCGTCGCGGCGGCCATCGGCCCGGCGGTGGCCCGCGCCCGCACGGCCGGCCTGAGCTAG
- a CDS encoding N-acetylmuramoyl-L-alanine amidase, giving the protein MAEKGKGGGRTRRAVLFGGLGALAVGALAAQDEIRRAWWLLPGVSKPRVEGAVDFPGVGWTAASPANWRLADRPDDYRVDRIVVHVTQGDFASSVGAFQNPFHKASAHYIVRQDGHVEQMVRELDVAFHAGNRSMNERSIGIEHEGFIDRPQDFTDALYAASARLAADVCRRYGIPVDRKHLLGHSEVPGADHTDPGPHWDWDRYLRMVREELARTGPPKSG; this is encoded by the coding sequence ATGGCCGAGAAGGGGAAGGGCGGGGGCCGGACCCGGCGGGCGGTGCTGTTCGGCGGGCTCGGGGCGCTCGCGGTGGGGGCCCTGGCGGCGCAGGACGAGATCAGGCGGGCCTGGTGGCTACTGCCGGGGGTGAGCAAGCCGCGCGTCGAGGGGGCGGTGGACTTCCCGGGGGTGGGCTGGACGGCGGCCTCGCCGGCGAACTGGAGGCTGGCGGACCGGCCCGACGACTACCGGGTGGACCGGATCGTCGTGCATGTCACGCAGGGGGACTTCGCCTCGTCGGTGGGCGCTTTCCAGAATCCGTTCCACAAGGCGTCGGCGCACTACATAGTCCGCCAGGACGGGCATGTGGAGCAGATGGTCCGCGAGCTGGACGTCGCCTTCCATGCCGGGAACCGGTCCATGAACGAGCGCAGCATCGGCATCGAGCACGAGGGCTTCATCGACCGCCCGCAGGACTTCACGGACGCGCTGTACGCGGCGTCGGCGCGGCTGGCGGCGGACGTCTGCCGGAGGTACGGCATACCGGTGGACCGCAAGCACCTCCTGGGGCACTCGGAGGTCCCGGGCGCCGACCACACCGACCCGGGACCGCACTGGGACTGGGACCGCTACCTGCGCATGGTCCGGGAGGAACTGGCCCGGACCGGTCCCCCCAAGTCCGGCTAG